A genomic stretch from Onychostoma macrolepis isolate SWU-2019 chromosome 02, ASM1243209v1, whole genome shotgun sequence includes:
- the si:ch211-241e1.5 gene encoding gastrula zinc finger protein XlCGF57.1, producing the protein MEFIKEENEEMGIPDPCRVKDEDTEEKIDLMPVKEEGQEMNEVEEKHHDFTSGEKSFSCTETEKNSSKKQKRTLKTRSKSGFTCSQCGKNFLRKGHLRSHMRIHTGESPFTCKQCGKSFNQKGNVKIHMRIHTGESPFACQQCGKSFTQKGNLKSHMRSHTGESPFTCKICGKSFSLKGNLNYHMKIHSGEKPFACSQCGKRFTQKQSLNCHIRIHSRDNCFICHKCGMSFTDMEHLNRHVITHTGEKPFECQQCGKRFRLNKNLKSHMRVHTGEKPYTCKHCGKSYAQKGNLNVHVRLHTGERPFICPQCGKGFTHKGNLKSHIRLHTRETPYKCLQCGKSFTYQRDLKIHLHIHSEFVLQCSECGKTFADKINFLNHLRIHPGERLFNCDRCNKKFLFQSHLEIHMKSHTDERTYLCSLCGKDFKWLGNLKSHQKMHAGANACVRASHLKQKQQIHSGEKTDKDSNSAETLTSSETSKTEGMHPGEKLYSCASCGMNFSTTIYLLAHEKRHCPK; encoded by the coding sequence ACCTGATGCCGGTGAAAGAGGAAGGTCAAGAAATGAATGAAGTGGAGGAGAAACATCATGATTTCACCAGTGGAGAAAAATCCTTTAGTTGCACAGAGACAGAAAAGAAttcctcaaaaaaacaaaaaagaactCTGAAAACAAGATCTAAAAGTGGTTTCACTTGCTCTCAATGTGGAAAGAATTTCTTGCGTAAAGGACACCTTCGTAgccacatgagaattcatacGGGCGAGAGCCCGTTTACCTGCAAACAGTGCGGAAAAAGTTTTAATCAAAAAGGAAACGTTAAAATCCACATGCGAATTCACACCGGCGAAAGCCCATTCGCCTGTCAacaatgtggaaaaagtttcacTCAAAAAGGAAACCTTAAAAGCCACATGAGATCTCACACTGGCGAGAGCCCTTTCACCTGCAAAATTTGTGGAAAGAGCTTCTCATTGAAAGGAAACCTTAATTACCACATGAAAATCCATTCTGGGGAGAAGCCTTTCGcatgctctcagtgtggaaaacGTTTCACACAGAAACAATCTCTTAATTGCCACATAAGAATTCACTCTAGagataactgttttatatgccATAAGTGCGGAATGAGTTTCACAGACATGGAACACCTTAACAGACACGTAATaactcacactggagaaaagcctttCGAATGCCAGCAGTGTGGAAAGAGGTtcagattaaataaaaaccttaagagtcacatgagagttcacaccggAGAAAAGCCTTACACGTGCAAGCACTGTGGAAAGAGTTACGCTCAAAAAGGAAACCTTAATGTTCACGTTCGACTTCACACTGGAGAGCGGCCTTTCAtttgccctcagtgtggaaagggtTTCACACATAAAGGAAATCTTAAGAGTCACATAAGACTTCACACTAGAGAGACGCCTTACAAGTgtcttcagtgtggaaagagtttcacttATCAGAGAGACCTGAAAattcatttacatattcattCTGAGTTCGTACTGCAGTGTTCGGAGTGTGGCAAGACTTTTGCAGACAAGATCAACTTCTTAAATCATCTACGCATTCACCCCGGAGAAAGGCTGTTTAACTGCGATCGCTGCAATAAAAAGTTTCTTTTTCAGTCTCACTTAGAGATACACATGAAAAGCCACACTGACGAGAGAACTTATTTGTGTTCTTTGTGCGGAAAGGATTTTAAATGGCTTGGCAATTTGAAATCACACCAGAAAATGCATGCTGGTGCGAATGCTTGTGTCAGAGCGAGCCACTTGAAACAGAAGCAACAAATCCATTCTGGAGAAAAAACAGACAAGGATTCCAATAGCGCAGAGACTTTGACTTCTTCAGAAACTTCAAAAACAGAAGGGATGCATCCTGGAGAGAAGCTATACAGCTGTGCTTCATGTGGGATGAATTTCAGCACAACAATTTATCTATTGGCTCATGAGAAAAGACACTGTCCAAAATAG